One Mus caroli chromosome 6, CAROLI_EIJ_v1.1, whole genome shotgun sequence genomic window, CCCCAAACAAGCTttgtacacagagaaacaggcACATCGATGTGTGAAGGGCACGGAGAGGGATGAACACAAGAAAGGAAGGTGGTTCTTCCAAAGGCTCCATGTTGATCTGTTATCAAGGTTAGAGGGGCTGGGCTACGAGTAGGTACCAGACAGTGTGAAGGGAAGCCAAGGAAGCAAAGACTAGAACNGCAATCTCAGGAGATGGGAGTTCTGGCCAGAAGAAGGGAAGGACGTTATTTCACACTTCCAAGTAGGAAACAGGGTCTTACCTGCGTGGATAGCATCCTGCTGGTGCAGGTGAAGGTGAGAGTGGATGTGGGAGTGCTGGTGGTGATGGGGAGTCACGTTGAGCATCTGCAGCCGGGCTAGTGGGTCATTGCCCAGGGCTGCCACCCTTTCTGCATGCTGTCTTTCAGCTGCCAACCGCTCAGCATAAGACATGTCAGGACGCAAGGCTGGCCCAGCTGCCAGCGCTAGCCGTTCTCGTTCCAGGGGCCCCAGGCTCGGATGAAAAGGGAAAGGGTGCAGGCCAGGTGGCCCGGGCTGTAGAGCCAAGCCCCCNTGTCGGGGGAAGGGATCCAGGCCTGGCCCGGGAACCCCATGTAGGGGTTCCAGCTCACTAGGTTTCACCTCAAAGCCAGGCTTGAGCCGGTCACGGAGGTCACGTTCACGGGCTTCCCGCTCCCGTTCTCGGGCAGCTGGGTCGCTGCTGTACAGGGCTGGGACATTGTAACCCAGAAGCCCCGGGTCCACTGCCCCCAAGGGCACATAGAATGGGTGGTTGCGATTGCCAGGAGACATGACATGAGGTCGGGCGTATTCACTGAGAGTGCGCAAGGCCGGAGTATCAGGACCCAGGTAAGGGGGCACTGTAGCCACAGCGCTGCCAGGCTCAAAGGGAGGCCGATGGGGCACTGGACCCAGAGACGGGCACTCCACTGGAGCACGGCCCTCCTGGGCCAGTTTCTGTAGAAATCAGACAGAAAGTGGAGTCAAAATAACAGACACGGGCACAGTTACGCGCCCCAGGCTGCCCATCGATCTCAGCAGTCCAAAGTCAAAACGCTTCATTgcaccctcccccagcctggaaacCTGAGCATTTCCGGGCTGCGGCGGCTCCTCCCGTCCACTAGGTGGCGGAGCGACCGGCGGCGTACGCCGGGGCCCGGGAGAGGCGCGGCGCGGCGCACCTTGTGACGCACTCACCACACTGCGCTCCAGCTCGCGCTCTTTCTCGCGCTCGCGCTCCTTTTCGCGTTCCCGCTCGCGCTCGCGCTCTTTCTCCTCGCGCGCGCGCTGCTCGGCCTCGCGCCGCACTTTCTCCACCAGGTCCGCGCGCTTCTTGGCCAGCTTGGAGCCCTCCAGCGGCACGAAGTACAGGTCGCTGCGCGCGCACGAGTTGAAGCCGCGGTCCAGGTGCTTATTGAACCTGCCGGGCGGGCGCGGACCTGTGAGCCTCAAAGGCAGTCCCCACCAGCTTGTCGCTCGCTAATCCCGGCAGCACGCCGGCCACGAACGCAGAGCCCCCTCCGTCTGCAGCGTACAGACCCACCCTCCCTCAAGCCCACCCCAGGGCGGCTCACCTGGCTGACTGGCTGGCATGGCTGGGCACGTCCACCACCTTGGGAGGGGGCGAGGGGCTGCGGGCCGGAGGCACCGGACTCTCGGGGGTTTCGTACTCTTCCGCCGGCTCCTGTTTGATCTGCGTGGCAGTCAGGGGCGGCCCTGTAGTCGGGGCCGCGGGTGGCGGAGGCAGAGATGACAAACTTGAAGGCCCCGCGGGTGGCAGGGGCCCCGGCCCCACGGTGGGTGAACCTGGCTTGAAGGTCCCTGGGCCTGCTGGCGGAGAGGTGCCTCGATAGCCGGGTGGGGTCCCTGTTCTGAAGGAGGGTGGTGACCCCGGTTTGTATCCTGGCGGGGTGGCTGTCTTGTAGGACCCTGGGGATGGGGCTCTCTTGCTGTACTGAGGGGGCCCAGGTGGCGAGGCTGTCTTGTAGCCTGCTGGCGAGGAAGCCACGGTGGCGATGACAGTGGAAAGGGTAGCTGAGGAGGTGGTGACTGGGGGGACTGGTGGGAAGGGGTAGGAAGCTCCTTGGGGGCCTTGGGATGAAGAGGGGTGTGAACATGAATAGGAGGCTTGAGAGGAAGACCCGGAAGAGTTGGAAGAAGAAACTGGGGGACCATTGGGACCTGCTTGGCTATAGGACACCTGGccatgaggtggaggcaggtgtgCTGGCCCTGGGGGGTAGGGCCTTAAAGACCCCAGGGAGGGTGACATGTTGTAAGGGTGTGCATGATGGGAGTTACTGCTCTCTAGAGGGTGAGGATACGCTCCAGGTGGAGGGGGCCCAGAGTTTCCATGATGATGTTgttgctgtggctgctgctgctgctggtgatgatgatgtgTAGGGGCTGCTGGGTGGGCTGTGGATTGACCcccagtaggagggaaagggCCTGGATGGGTGTTGTTGTTGGCCAAGAGGCGGCcgtagggaggaggaggaggtggaccCTGGCTCCACACAgcctgggatgggagagaaggCTGGGTGTACTTGGGTGGCTGATTAGAGACAGACATACTAGTTGGTGGGGGGAAGGAATGAGGATAACTGGGCAGGGCCTGGGAAGCCGggtactgggaggcagaggaggaggaggaactagAAGAGGCTGCGGCAGAGCTACTGGAGGATGAATATGGATATCGCATTGGAGGCCCAGGGGCAGAGGAAGAAGCTGGGGGCaaagggtggggagatggggccAGGGTTGGACCCTTCTCTGGGCCAGGAGGAAGTCCACTCATGCCCTGCCCCATGGCATGGGGGGAGGGCAGATGCCCAGGGATTGGCTGAGCCCCCATGCCAGGAGGAGAGGCTGAGGCATTGTTGAGGGGTCTCAGGGCAGGTGGAGGAGGCAGGTTTGGTGTCACATGGGGGAAAGAAGCTGGTGGTGGAGCAGAAGGTAAGCTCCCACCACCCACTGGAGCGCTgggtggctttgctggaggagcACCACTGGCCCCAGAACTTGATATTGGAATTGGGGTAGTGGGTGGCGGATGTTGCTTGCCTCCACCAGGGGCACCCACTGAGGAGGCAGCNGCTCCCCCTTTGGGACCCATGGGGGGTCCAGATAAAACACCTCCACTAGCATTCCCAGGGTAGAGCTGTGGGTGTGTGGGAGGAGCTCCAGGTGGTGGGCCCTGGAATAATCTCGATGTAGGGGGCTCCATCGGAGCATGATATCCAGCAGGCGGCACAGAAGGATGAGGTTCAAAGCCAGACTCTGGCTGTCGGGGAGTGctgtctggtggtggtggggaaggagggaagagtggAGGTGGGTGGTAGGGGCGGGCGGGGCCCTGGGACAGGCCAGAGGATGAGTCTGAGTCATTTTCCACGCTGCCTGGGCTGTAGATGCTGGGAGATGTGCTTCGGTTGTCCTGGTCTATATCTCTAGGATCGCTGCTGCCGTCATCGTTAATGCTGCGCCCATCCAAGCTGTCCAGATCCGAGGGAGACTGCGGGCGAGGGAGCTCCTGCTGTTAGGGAAAAGGGCTggatttcctcttttcctttcccgcTTCCCaattatttcctcttcctcctcctctcagNACTGTTGTGCCGCAGTGTGATGTGATGGGGAGGCTCGCTCAAGGTGCCCGTCACCTAGTACCTCCTTCTCCCACATCTCGGCTGCTCCCTAATAGTCCgtgtctttccttccttgtccCTTCACAGCTGACTGCAGACCCTCGCTACCTCATGTGCACCCTTCTCATCTCAGGTATTCTTTGGCTATCTCCAAATGattggtctgtctgtctatgtcttcctctctctccttctcgagatttgtttttattttatgtgcattggtgttttttaCCTGCATGTCTGACTGCATGAGGGTATTAGATTCCCTAGGAACTGGAGCtacatacagttgtgagccaccatgtgggtgttaggaattgaacccaggtcctctagaacagCAGCCAGTGTGCCCAACTGAAGAACCATTTCTCCANNNNNNNNNNNNNNNNNNNNNNNNNNNNNNNNNNNNNNNNNNNNNNNNNNNNNNNNNNNNNNNNNNNNNNNNNNNNNNNNNNNNNNNNNNNNNNNNNNNNNNNNNNNNNNNNNNNNNNNNNNNNNNNNNNNNNNNNNNNNNNNNNNNNNNNNNNNNNNNNNNNNNNNNNNNNNNNNNNNNNNNNNNNNNNNNNNNNNNNNNNNNNNNNNNNNNNNNNNNNNNNNNNNNNNNNNNNNNNNNNNNNNNNNNNNNNNNNNNNNNNNNNNNNNNNNNNNNNNNNNNNNNNNNNNNNNNNNNNNNNNNNNNNNNNNNNNNNNNNNNNNNNNNNNNNNNNNNNNNNNNNNNcactttgtagaccaggctggcctcgaactcagaaatccacctgcctctgcctcccaagtgctgggattaaaggcgtgcgccaccactgcctggctaacacGTACTATTCTTACTAAAGTTTCAATAGNTCTCCACTGTATTATAGGCGGGACCACTCAAATAGGTAATGGGACAGGGTTTTTTATCTCAGCAGAGAGCAAGCGGGAATGGTACTCAAGAGAAGTTTGCAGAAAGAGCAGTCAGAACATAGGCCACAACGGCTNCAAGGTCTCTCACCTCAGTTTTGGTCTTTTTGGGNGCATTGGTCTCCTCGCTCTCACTCTCTGAGATCTCCTCGCTCCGGCCCTGCTTGTTGGCCTTNGGGGCAGAGGGCTCCTCTATCCGGGCCTTCTGTTAGAGAAGAGAACATTCCTTCTATCTCAAGTCTCTGCCAGACCTCAAGTGCCCCCACCCCAAACACCCCCTCAGCTGCAGTGCTGTGCATCCTGAGGGGACCAGAGGACAGAATACCTTGGCTGTCTGCCTGGACTTCTCAGCTTTGCCATCACTGCTGGATGTGCTGACCCCTCCAGGGGAGGCCCGGCCCCTTGATCTCAGCTCTTCCCGGGGCCCGGGGGCCTCTTTCTTCCGTCCACTCCTCATTGACATCTGAGAGCAGGATGGTACAGGTAATGTTTTCACAGGGCCCTAACTTTAGGCTCTATGCTGCCTGTGCTCTCCGCTCCAACNCCTTCCTCCTGGCTTCCCCGCCCCTGCCCTTGGTCTGCCATACTACTTAGGATATAGTTTCTACTCACCGAGTCTTTATTCTGTCGTGTCTTCATTCTTCAGGCTGTGGAGACCCCATTCTCCTCTGCCTGGGCAGCTGAATACAGAAACGAGTCTGCTGTACCCCGAGCTCCCCACAGCTGTGGCCTGGGAAGCTGGCAGCAGTTGTAGGCACGTGGTACTTGCAGGGTGTTTTCAGTGAATCTGTTAGGGAAAAACATCAGCATCTTCATATCGGAACAGAAACAGTGGGGCCGAGTAACCACCGTGAGTTGGGAGGCTGGGACTTGCTCCATAGGCTACAACAGCTAAGGGAAGGAAATTCTTACAGTANCATCTCTTTCATCTCTAGGGGTACCTATGAGCCCCAACCTAACAAACAGCAGGACTTTACCCTCCACAAGCCCTAAAGAGTATCTGTGGCCACCATggtgtggtggcagatgcctgtaatgccagcactcagaagactgtaTCATGGGCATCACacactcaaggccagcctaaactaaACAGCAAACTCCTGTctaaaagccaaaacaaaacatttgtctACTCATGAGTTCCAGAGCCTTCCAAATTCCAAAGAAGCACAAAGAAATGAGATTCAAGCACTGGTTTACTGAGTATCTCCTGTGCCAAGCCCTTTACATACGATTTCAGTAACATCTCCAACATACTCTAAAATGGGCACAAGCAAGGGAACTGAGGCTCAAAGACTGACAGTGACCTGCCCCACCTTCCAAAGGGAAGAACAATGACCCTACAACGAAGCCAGAGCCAAGTCCTCCGCAATCCGACTTCAAAGGCCANGCCTGCTCTTCTAAACTTTGCTCAGAAGTAGGAGAGAATTCTAAGAAGACCTAGATCAGTCACCACAGATAAGAATCTTTTTTCACATCAGATGATGTCAGAAGAACGTCCCATCTACAATACCGAGCTACACAGCCTCACCAACATCAACCCCAAATCTGGGCATCTTCAAAACTGCAGAATCTTTTAGACAGCCTCAAGATCTGGTAGTTGGCCTTTTCCACTTACAGGGTTTTTGTCCATACATTTAGCCAAACTGGCCTAACAGTATTTGGGAAGAAAAATTCCAGAAAGTTCC contains:
- the Atn1 gene encoding atrophin-1 isoform X1, whose product is MKTRQNKDSMSMRSGRKKEAPGPREELRSRGRASPGGVSTSSSDGKAEKSRQTAKKARIEEPSAPKANKQGRSEEISESESEETNAPKKTKTEQELPRPQSPSDLDSLDGRSINDDGSSDPRDIDQDNRSTSPSIYSPGSVENDSDSSSGLSQGPARPYHPPPLFPPSPPPPDSTPRQPESGFEPHPSVPPAGYHAPMEPPTSRLFQGPPPGAPPTHPQLYPGNASGGVLSGPPMGPKGGAAASSVGAPGGGKQHPPPTTPIPISSSGASGAPPAKPPSAPVGGGSLPSAPPPASFPHVTPNLPPPPALRPLNNASASPPGMGAQPIPGHLPSPHAMGQGMSGLPPGPEKGPTLAPSPHPLPPASSSAPGPPMRYPYSSSSSSAAASSSSSSSSASQYPASQALPSYPHSFPPPTSMSVSNQPPKYTQPSLPSQAVWSQGPPPPPPYGRLLANNNTHPGPFPPTGGQSTAHPAAPTHHHHQQQQQPQQQHHHGNSGPPPPGAYPHPLESSNSHHAHPYNMSPSLGSLRPYPPGPAHLPPPHGQVSYSQAGPNGPPVSSSNSSGSSSQASYSCSHPSSSQGPQGASYPFPPVPPVTTSSATLSTVIATVASSPAGYKTASPPGPPQYSKRAPSPGSYKTATPPGYKPGSPPSFRTGTPPGYRGTSPPAGPGTFKPGSPTVGPGPLPPAGPSSLSSLPPPPAAPTTGPPLTATQIKQEPAEEYETPESPVPPARSPSPPPKVVDVPSHASQSARFNKHLDRGFNSCARSDLYFVPLEGSKLAKKRADLVEKVRREAEQRAREEKEREREREREKEREREKERELERSVKLAQEGRAPVECPSLGPVPHRPPFEPGSAVATVPPYLGPDTPALRTLSEYARPHVMSPGNRNHPFYVPLGAVDPGLLGYNVPALYSSDPAAREREREARERDLRDRLKPGFEVKPSELEPLHGVPGPGLDPFPRXGGLALQPGPPGLHPFPFHPSLGPLERERLALAAGPALRPDMSYAERLAAERQHAERVAALGNDPLARLQMLNVTPHHHQHSHIHSHLHLHQQDAIHAASASVHPLIDPLASGSHLTRIPYPAGTLPNPLLPHPLHENEVLRHQLFAAPYRDLPASLSAPMSAAHQLQAMHAQSAELQRLALEQQQWLHAHHPLHSVPLPAQEDYYSHLKKESDKPL
- the Atn1 gene encoding atrophin-1 isoform X2, producing MKTRQNKDSMSMRSGRKKEAPGPREELRSRGRASPGGVSTSSSDGKAEKSRQTAKKARIEEPSAPKANKQGRSEEISESESEETNAPKKTKTEELPRPQSPSDLDSLDGRSINDDGSSDPRDIDQDNRSTSPSIYSPGSVENDSDSSSGLSQGPARPYHPPPLFPPSPPPPDSTPRQPESGFEPHPSVPPAGYHAPMEPPTSRLFQGPPPGAPPTHPQLYPGNASGGVLSGPPMGPKGGAAASSVGAPGGGKQHPPPTTPIPISSSGASGAPPAKPPSAPVGGGSLPSAPPPASFPHVTPNLPPPPALRPLNNASASPPGMGAQPIPGHLPSPHAMGQGMSGLPPGPEKGPTLAPSPHPLPPASSSAPGPPMRYPYSSSSSSAAASSSSSSSSASQYPASQALPSYPHSFPPPTSMSVSNQPPKYTQPSLPSQAVWSQGPPPPPPYGRLLANNNTHPGPFPPTGGQSTAHPAAPTHHHHQQQQQPQQQHHHGNSGPPPPGAYPHPLESSNSHHAHPYNMSPSLGSLRPYPPGPAHLPPPHGQVSYSQAGPNGPPVSSSNSSGSSSQASYSCSHPSSSQGPQGASYPFPPVPPVTTSSATLSTVIATVASSPAGYKTASPPGPPQYSKRAPSPGSYKTATPPGYKPGSPPSFRTGTPPGYRGTSPPAGPGTFKPGSPTVGPGPLPPAGPSSLSSLPPPPAAPTTGPPLTATQIKQEPAEEYETPESPVPPARSPSPPPKVVDVPSHASQSARFNKHLDRGFNSCARSDLYFVPLEGSKLAKKRADLVEKVRREAEQRAREEKEREREREREKEREREKERELERSVKLAQEGRAPVECPSLGPVPHRPPFEPGSAVATVPPYLGPDTPALRTLSEYARPHVMSPGNRNHPFYVPLGAVDPGLLGYNVPALYSSDPAAREREREARERDLRDRLKPGFEVKPSELEPLHGVPGPGLDPFPRXGGLALQPGPPGLHPFPFHPSLGPLERERLALAAGPALRPDMSYAERLAAERQHAERVAALGNDPLARLQMLNVTPHHHQHSHIHSHLHLHQQDAIHAASASVHPLIDPLASGSHLTRIPYPAGTLPNPLLPHPLHENEVLRHQLFAAPYRDLPASLSAPMSAAHQLQAMHAQSAELQRLALEQQQWLHAHHPLHSVPLPAQEDYYSHLKKESDKPL